A single region of the Terriglobales bacterium genome encodes:
- a CDS encoding matrixin family metalloprotease, with product MNRISFALAAICLIALAVTPGYSWLSQFTGGPNNVDRWDFTAFPVVWNLNPATGSNVTGNRSVHDVMVASFATWTTAPNAALGVNEGANSGVGSQEASPSNENLICFVCTDADFTQDSSTLAITITTTANNAGESDGHGGTSRFGGQIIKSDILFNPKVQYTTGGTDGENLQVIATHEIGHFFGLDHSGVVRAIMFPFAGSTTTLSYDDVAGISTVYPSASQQFAPGSISGRIAFTNGGGVFGAHVFAESTTSNLPIGGNIRKSPISTLTAPDGTYTIRGIPADTYNVTAEPLDDPVTKSDVDTYPGVFGQSTLQTNFTTRWRQ from the coding sequence GTGAATAGAATCTCGTTCGCATTGGCTGCAATCTGCCTGATTGCCCTTGCCGTCACGCCCGGCTACTCCTGGCTTTCGCAGTTCACCGGCGGTCCCAACAATGTTGACCGCTGGGACTTCACCGCGTTTCCGGTAGTGTGGAACTTGAACCCAGCCACCGGGTCCAACGTCACCGGAAACCGCTCGGTACACGATGTGATGGTCGCGTCCTTCGCAACCTGGACGACCGCCCCAAACGCGGCCCTTGGTGTTAACGAGGGTGCAAACAGCGGCGTCGGTTCGCAGGAAGCTTCTCCGAGCAACGAGAACCTGATTTGCTTTGTATGTACTGACGCCGATTTCACACAGGACAGCAGCACGCTCGCCATCACCATCACCACGACGGCGAACAATGCCGGCGAAAGCGATGGACACGGAGGCACTTCGCGCTTCGGCGGCCAGATCATCAAGTCCGATATCCTCTTCAATCCCAAGGTGCAGTACACCACCGGCGGAACCGACGGCGAAAACCTCCAGGTGATTGCCACGCATGAGATCGGCCACTTCTTTGGACTCGACCACTCCGGCGTTGTACGCGCCATCATGTTCCCGTTCGCCGGCAGCACGACGACGCTTAGCTACGATGATGTGGCGGGAATTTCAACCGTTTATCCGAGCGCTTCACAGCAGTTTGCGCCGGGGAGTATCTCCGGACGCATCGCGTTCACGAACGGAGGCGGAGTATTCGGCGCGCATGTCTTCGCCGAATCGACCACCTCGAACCTGCCGATCGGCGGGAATATCCGGAAATCTCCGATTAGTACGCTGACTGCGCCTGATGGAACCTACACGATCCGGGGCATTCCGGCGGATACCTACAACGTTACCGCCGAACCGCTCGACGACCCAGTCACTAAGTCCGATGTGGACACGTATCCGGGTGTATTCGGCCAGTCAACGCTTCAGACGAACTTCACTACGCGGTGGCGGCAATAA
- a CDS encoding TlpA disulfide reductase family protein has protein sequence MMEALKAGKKAPSVELSTTAGHHFSLAEALRKGPVVLAFFKISCPVCQFTFPYLERIFQRTKGTNISVVGVSQNNLKDTQFFARQYGVTFPVVLDDPDRYEVSNAYGLTTVPTIFLISQDGTIEVSCVGFVKDDLLDIAKRLGDATKAPAVPVFAKNEDVPAFRAG, from the coding sequence ATGATGGAAGCTCTGAAAGCTGGCAAGAAAGCGCCAAGCGTCGAGTTGTCGACTACCGCAGGTCATCATTTTTCATTGGCCGAGGCGCTGCGTAAAGGTCCCGTGGTACTCGCATTTTTCAAGATATCGTGTCCGGTATGTCAATTTACGTTCCCGTACCTGGAACGCATTTTCCAGCGTACGAAGGGCACCAACATCAGCGTGGTGGGCGTATCGCAAAACAACCTAAAGGACACGCAGTTCTTCGCGCGCCAGTATGGGGTAACGTTTCCGGTCGTACTCGACGATCCCGACCGATACGAGGTTTCCAACGCATACGGCCTTACAACCGTGCCCACAATATTCCTGATCTCACAGGATGGAACCATTGAGGTCTCCTGTGTTGGCTTTGTGAAGGACGACCTGCTCGATATCGCTAAACGGTTAGGCGATGCAACGAAAGCTCCCGCTGTTCCGGTCTTCGCGAAAAATGAAGACGTGCCGGCGTTCCGTGCCGGTTGA
- a CDS encoding SH3 domain-containing C40 family peptidase, whose translation MSLAAMAFGQARWVTSKPVVNMYSKPSLDADVVSQAIYGVTVQQVASTDKSSVIPEGWIQIKTPDDYTGWVLRESFLPLDEKENYAGKDKRVVTVANRGANVYREPDVTEHAPVLVLPFEAALEVIGVSEKQSDRWLKVRLTNGSEAWVQRGDVQDRTGKLLSIPESIELAKKFLGVTYTWGGTSSFGFDCSGFTQMLMRQRGVVMPRDADVQARWDGFVTVKKEDLKAGDLLFFGTEKSITHTGMYIGNGEFIHDTTHDHPMVQISRLGDPYWTKLLVIAKRTK comes from the coding sequence TTGTCGCTTGCCGCAATGGCATTCGGGCAAGCGCGATGGGTCACGTCAAAGCCCGTCGTCAACATGTATTCCAAGCCGAGCCTCGATGCTGATGTCGTCTCGCAGGCGATCTACGGCGTCACCGTGCAGCAGGTCGCTTCGACTGACAAGAGCTCGGTGATCCCGGAAGGCTGGATTCAAATCAAGACGCCCGACGATTACACCGGATGGGTGCTGCGCGAGTCGTTCCTTCCGCTCGACGAGAAAGAGAATTACGCGGGGAAAGATAAGCGCGTGGTGACCGTCGCAAATCGCGGCGCGAACGTCTATCGCGAGCCTGACGTAACCGAGCATGCGCCCGTGCTGGTGCTGCCTTTTGAGGCAGCGCTCGAGGTGATCGGTGTTTCGGAAAAGCAGTCGGATCGTTGGCTGAAGGTTCGGCTGACGAATGGCTCGGAGGCGTGGGTTCAACGCGGTGACGTGCAGGATCGCACAGGGAAATTGCTCTCGATTCCTGAGTCGATTGAACTGGCGAAGAAGTTTCTCGGTGTCACCTATACGTGGGGCGGAACCTCAAGCTTCGGGTTCGACTGCTCGGGCTTCACACAGATGCTTATGCGGCAACGCGGTGTCGTGATGCCGCGCGATGCCGATGTCCAGGCTCGATGGGATGGTTTCGTCACTGTAAAGAAAGAAGACCTGAAAGCCGGGGACCTGTTGTTCTTCGGCACTGAGAAATCGATCACTCATACCGGGATGTATATCGGCAACGGCGAGTTCATCCACGACACGACGCATGACCATCCGATGGTGCAGATCAGCCGGCTCGGTGATCCGTACTGGACGAAACTGCTCGTCATCGCCAAGAGGACAAAATGA
- a CDS encoding dipeptide epimerase produces MNRRDWLKSAGALGVAASLPVESFAMPATSGPAKIETEIKRLNLRHTWTTTMSSSEYRDTLHVRYTRDGITGYGEGAPIVRYKEDAKSAQAAVQSVHDLLANTHPWHVEELETEIWKRVPGEWAGKSAMDIALMDWLGKKLGIPLYQYFGLDPAKAPVTTFSIGMDKPEVVRQKVAEAEQFPVLKVKVGLSTDEEMIASVRSATKKPLRVDANEGWTNKEEAVKKINWLATQGVEFIEQPIPASMIGDIRWIRERVNIPIFADEACERPADVVKCANAGFDGVNIKLDKAGGVRAAYTAIKMAKALGLKTMLGCMISSSCTCTAAAHLSPLVDYADIDGPLLIANDPYRGVTVKDGKLVLPDGPGLGLKVL; encoded by the coding sequence ATGAATCGACGGGATTGGTTGAAGTCAGCGGGTGCTTTGGGGGTTGCCGCTTCGCTGCCGGTAGAGTCGTTCGCAATGCCTGCGACCAGCGGTCCAGCGAAGATTGAAACGGAAATCAAGCGGCTGAACCTGCGTCATACGTGGACGACTACGATGTCGTCGAGCGAATACCGCGATACGCTGCATGTCCGCTATACGCGCGACGGCATCACCGGATACGGCGAAGGCGCGCCCATTGTGCGCTATAAGGAAGACGCCAAGTCGGCTCAGGCTGCCGTGCAGTCAGTGCATGACCTGCTCGCGAACACCCATCCCTGGCACGTCGAGGAGTTGGAAACCGAAATCTGGAAGCGCGTTCCGGGCGAGTGGGCAGGGAAGTCGGCGATGGATATCGCGCTCATGGACTGGCTCGGCAAGAAGCTGGGGATCCCGCTCTACCAGTACTTCGGACTGGATCCTGCCAAAGCCCCGGTGACGACGTTCTCGATCGGCATGGATAAGCCGGAAGTGGTTCGCCAGAAAGTCGCGGAAGCGGAACAGTTCCCGGTGCTGAAGGTGAAGGTTGGCCTTTCGACCGATGAAGAAATGATTGCGTCGGTGCGTAGCGCGACGAAGAAGCCCCTGCGTGTGGACGCCAACGAAGGCTGGACGAACAAGGAAGAGGCGGTCAAGAAGATCAACTGGCTGGCGACGCAGGGAGTGGAGTTCATCGAGCAGCCGATTCCGGCATCCATGATCGGCGACATCCGGTGGATTCGCGAACGCGTGAATATCCCAATCTTCGCCGACGAAGCGTGCGAGCGCCCCGCCGACGTGGTGAAGTGCGCGAATGCAGGGTTCGACGGCGTCAACATCAAACTCGACAAAGCTGGCGGGGTTCGTGCGGCTTATACGGCAATCAAGATGGCGAAGGCCCTCGGACTGAAGACGATGCTGGGCTGCATGATTTCGAGTTCATGCACGTGTACGGCTGCGGCGCATCTGTCGCCGCTGGTCGATTACGCCGACATCGATGGCCCGTTGCTAATCGCGAATGATCCGTATAGAGGCGTAACGGTGAAGGACGGGAAGCTCGTGTTGCCGGACGGACCGGGGCTGGGGCTGAAAGTTCTGTAG
- a CDS encoding bifunctional 5,10-methylenetetrahydrofolate dehydrogenase/5,10-methenyltetrahydrofolate cyclohydrolase codes for MSTSEHHHAVLMLGQPVADEINARLSAAVPKFIDKHKITPKLAIVQVGHNAASERYIKKKIEACAKLHMKAELKLFHDDISADALKDEVRKLSDSLEFHGVLVQLPLPREIEEHYSAGTNKFDIFDAIAAEKDVDGVGHDAIASLYRAQPERMIMLPGTALAVRRMMAFYKIKTEGKLAIIVGRNDITAKPMMLMLGGRMCNAAAIWVHRHVKPEEQKRLLAQADIIVTAVGTASYRITKEMVKPGVVIFDVATRVDEHGKMHGDAEKDVQQVASAITPVPRGVGPVTVAALTENLFRSAQFAAGVGKPGYKF; via the coding sequence ATGAGTACGTCCGAACACCATCACGCAGTATTAATGCTCGGCCAGCCCGTTGCCGACGAGATCAACGCTCGCCTGTCAGCCGCGGTGCCGAAGTTCATCGACAAACACAAGATCACGCCGAAGCTGGCCATCGTGCAGGTCGGACACAATGCCGCGTCCGAGCGCTACATAAAAAAGAAGATCGAAGCTTGCGCCAAACTGCACATGAAGGCCGAGTTGAAACTGTTCCACGATGACATTTCGGCCGACGCCCTTAAGGATGAAGTCAGGAAGCTGAGCGATTCCCTCGAATTTCACGGCGTCCTGGTCCAATTGCCTCTTCCGCGCGAGATCGAAGAGCACTACTCGGCGGGCACGAACAAGTTCGACATCTTCGACGCCATTGCCGCTGAGAAGGACGTGGACGGCGTTGGTCACGACGCGATCGCTTCTCTCTACCGGGCGCAACCCGAGCGCATGATCATGCTGCCCGGCACCGCGTTGGCGGTCCGTCGCATGATGGCTTTCTACAAGATCAAGACGGAAGGCAAGCTGGCGATCATCGTTGGCCGCAACGACATTACCGCCAAACCGATGATGCTGATGCTGGGCGGGCGCATGTGCAACGCCGCCGCGATCTGGGTGCACCGGCATGTGAAACCGGAAGAACAAAAGCGGTTGCTCGCGCAGGCCGATATCATCGTGACCGCCGTCGGCACCGCAAGCTACCGCATCACGAAGGAAATGGTGAAACCTGGTGTGGTGATCTTCGACGTCGCCACGCGTGTTGACGAGCATGGCAAGATGCACGGCGACGCGGAAAAGGACGTCCAACAGGTGGCTTCGGCAATTACCCCTGTGCCGCGCGGAGTGGGACCCGTTACGGTCGCAGCGCTCACCGAAAACCTTTTCCGGTCTGCACAGTTCGCTGCTGGTGTGGGCAAGCCTGGTTACAAGTTCTAA
- the cmk gene encoding (d)CMP kinase, translated as MTQRTKLIIAIDGPAGAGKSTIAQYLARKLGYVNLETGAMYRALGLKALESGVSLDNEQKLFELAECSNIMLDPTPNGNRVLLDGRDVSALIRETDVSDAASRASVHPKVREWMVMHQREMGKLGGVIMEGRDIGTKVFPDADVKIFLDARLDVRAERRAKQTDAINDPEKAQQVMQQMIQRDQRDSTRKESPLVAAEDAILIDSSYLGIDAVIHKIENIVQERLAKLAASATS; from the coding sequence GTGACGCAGCGGACAAAGCTCATCATCGCCATCGATGGTCCCGCCGGTGCCGGAAAGAGCACCATCGCTCAATATCTGGCCCGCAAGTTGGGTTACGTGAACCTTGAAACCGGCGCTATGTACCGAGCGCTAGGCTTGAAAGCGCTCGAGAGCGGAGTCTCGCTCGACAACGAGCAAAAGCTATTCGAACTCGCCGAGTGCTCGAACATCATGCTGGATCCCACTCCGAACGGGAACCGTGTTCTGCTCGATGGCCGCGATGTATCCGCCCTCATCCGCGAAACGGATGTCAGCGACGCCGCCTCACGCGCATCGGTCCATCCGAAGGTACGCGAGTGGATGGTGATGCATCAGCGCGAAATGGGAAAACTGGGCGGCGTGATCATGGAAGGACGCGATATAGGAACAAAAGTCTTCCCTGATGCCGATGTAAAGATCTTCCTGGATGCACGTCTCGATGTTCGTGCCGAGCGACGTGCCAAGCAGACCGATGCCATCAACGATCCTGAAAAGGCACAGCAGGTGATGCAGCAGATGATCCAGCGCGACCAGCGCGATTCCACGCGCAAAGAGTCGCCCCTTGTCGCGGCGGAAGACGCGATACTAATCGACTCGTCCTATCTCGGCATCGACGCTGTCATTCACAAGATCGAAAACATCGTGCAGGAACGGCTCGCGAAACTCGCAGCGAGCGCCACATCCTGA
- a CDS encoding crosslink repair DNA glycosylase YcaQ family protein — protein sequence MTHEELQEQRREKWRLKSEPIRTLEDGRAFMENVGFCLMYPLHPPVLVPTFIGAYVGADENLPTSQMAFADPRAKDATELMVRLLRDRAAYEANLFGETNFLVSAAVFPYFYGLVGDRNPRHMPKPGTRSEYSPLARDVFNAINKHGAMSKAQLHDRLGGALSDSALDRALNDLWTRLRITRVDYRPDEGTFWDVLYRWSPEAVKEGVEISIPEALSALVGKYVEAMIAVEASEVEEFFSNMVSRAKVRDAVNALLAARELALTHVGNRSMLQIPSRQPVVPPPDPARRQPIARRPRPGVRR from the coding sequence ATGACCCATGAAGAATTACAGGAACAGCGGCGCGAAAAGTGGCGCCTGAAAAGCGAGCCTATACGCACGCTCGAAGATGGCCGTGCGTTTATGGAGAACGTCGGATTCTGCCTGATGTATCCACTGCATCCGCCCGTGCTGGTGCCTACGTTTATCGGCGCCTACGTAGGTGCCGATGAGAACCTGCCAACTTCGCAAATGGCCTTTGCTGATCCGCGCGCAAAGGACGCCACCGAGTTGATGGTGCGCTTGCTGCGCGACCGGGCCGCCTACGAGGCAAACCTGTTCGGTGAGACGAACTTCCTCGTTTCGGCAGCGGTGTTCCCTTATTTCTATGGCCTGGTTGGCGACCGCAATCCACGCCACATGCCCAAGCCCGGAACGCGGTCGGAATATTCGCCGTTAGCGCGCGATGTTTTCAACGCCATTAACAAGCACGGCGCGATGTCGAAAGCCCAGTTGCACGATCGCCTTGGTGGCGCACTTTCCGACTCCGCGCTGGACCGCGCCTTAAATGACCTCTGGACCAGGCTCCGCATTACGCGGGTCGATTACCGACCGGACGAAGGAACCTTCTGGGATGTGCTCTATCGCTGGTCACCGGAAGCGGTAAAGGAAGGCGTTGAGATTTCGATACCCGAAGCGCTCTCCGCGCTGGTTGGTAAATATGTCGAGGCAATGATTGCCGTCGAAGCCAGTGAAGTGGAGGAGTTCTTTTCCAACATGGTTTCGCGAGCAAAGGTTCGCGACGCCGTAAATGCATTGCTTGCGGCACGCGAGCTTGCGTTGACTCATGTCGGCAATCGCTCCATGCTGCAAATACCTTCGCGGCAGCCGGTTGTTCCTCCACCCGATCCAGCGCGTCGCCAACCTATCGCGCGTCGTCCGCGTCCGGGGGTCCGCCGGTGA
- the mutL gene encoding DNA mismatch repair endonuclease MutL: MGRIHVLSENVANKIAAGEVVERPSSVVKELLENSLDAGAKRIRINVEAGGKKLIQIIDDGCGMVRDDALLAFERHATSKIRNAEDLLTIGTLGFRGEAVPSIASVSRFRLETHAPEDAAGTVVEVNGGKIATVEEAGLPLGTSITVRDLFYNIPARRKFLKSESTELSHIASLVTHYALAHPEMHFELHSATNAMLIAPPVADHSQRIYQVFGKDTLDQLIPVAAQLNLQRVGLPEPPPWRRDEDYEKPEPGELRVHGFVSKPEIQKLNRNSIFIFVNGRLIRDRLIQHAMTEAYRNILPPTVFPVVLLFLEMPTAEVDVNVHPSKVEVRFRQQAVVHDFVRDSIRAALMKARPIPAFVQEIHASPKASPTLAQAAAVAPPNDLGITEADAGFALQAPTQPAFAPKLGFDVEQAITVEANAAIPVARFGPQTFGSHVVNAPDTCTPPVEDEPVEQSGDQPLLATLKPLGQIRESFILAVNHEGLWIIDQHVAHERVLFEKVLRQRAAERVESQRMLMPLIVELTPGQQAIFADISDELHRNGFEVEPFGSRTIAVKTAPAGVEAAEVERMLHELLDQFQREDQALNMEVIRTRIAASIACHAAIKVNMPLEQNKMEWLLKELAKTDCPMTCPHGRPVVLRYSMKDIQRAFKRI; this comes from the coding sequence ATGGGCCGCATCCACGTTCTTTCCGAAAATGTCGCGAACAAAATCGCTGCCGGCGAAGTCGTGGAGCGTCCATCCTCGGTGGTGAAGGAACTGCTGGAGAACTCCCTCGACGCGGGTGCAAAACGCATCCGTATCAATGTAGAAGCCGGCGGTAAGAAGCTTATCCAGATCATCGACGACGGCTGCGGCATGGTTCGCGACGACGCCCTGCTCGCCTTTGAACGTCACGCCACCTCGAAGATCCGGAACGCCGAGGACCTGCTCACCATCGGCACGCTAGGCTTTCGCGGAGAGGCCGTTCCCTCCATCGCCTCCGTCTCGCGCTTTCGTCTTGAAACGCACGCACCTGAAGATGCTGCCGGAACCGTCGTGGAAGTGAACGGCGGAAAGATCGCCACCGTCGAAGAAGCTGGTCTTCCGCTCGGAACCTCGATTACCGTCCGCGACCTGTTCTACAACATCCCTGCGCGTCGCAAGTTCCTGAAGTCAGAAAGCACTGAACTGTCACACATCGCGTCGCTGGTCACGCATTACGCGCTCGCACATCCCGAGATGCACTTTGAGCTGCACTCGGCTACGAACGCCATGCTGATTGCGCCACCGGTTGCCGACCACTCGCAGCGCATTTACCAGGTCTTCGGCAAAGACACGCTCGACCAACTCATTCCCGTCGCCGCGCAGCTCAACCTGCAACGCGTCGGTTTGCCGGAACCGCCACCTTGGCGCCGCGACGAAGACTACGAGAAGCCCGAACCCGGAGAACTTCGCGTCCACGGTTTCGTCTCCAAGCCCGAGATCCAGAAGCTGAATCGCAACTCCATCTTCATCTTCGTCAACGGACGCCTCATCCGCGATCGCCTCATCCAGCACGCAATGACCGAGGCTTACCGGAACATCCTTCCGCCCACAGTCTTTCCGGTCGTACTGCTGTTCCTGGAAATGCCGACTGCCGAAGTGGACGTGAATGTCCATCCGTCGAAAGTGGAAGTACGCTTCCGTCAGCAGGCGGTTGTACACGATTTCGTCCGTGACTCGATCCGCGCCGCGCTCATGAAGGCCCGCCCGATTCCCGCCTTCGTGCAGGAAATTCACGCCAGCCCGAAGGCAAGCCCAACACTGGCTCAAGCCGCAGCCGTCGCTCCTCCGAACGACTTAGGCATCACCGAAGCCGATGCTGGCTTCGCGCTGCAAGCGCCAACTCAGCCCGCGTTCGCGCCGAAGCTCGGCTTCGACGTAGAACAAGCGATAACGGTTGAAGCCAACGCCGCCATTCCCGTCGCACGATTCGGCCCGCAAACCTTCGGCAGCCATGTCGTCAACGCGCCGGACACCTGCACGCCTCCGGTGGAAGACGAACCCGTTGAGCAAAGCGGCGACCAGCCGCTTCTCGCGACGCTCAAGCCGCTCGGTCAGATTCGCGAATCGTTCATCCTTGCCGTGAACCACGAAGGACTCTGGATCATCGACCAGCACGTCGCGCACGAGCGCGTTTTGTTTGAGAAGGTTCTGCGACAGCGCGCAGCGGAGCGCGTGGAGAGCCAGCGCATGTTGATGCCGCTGATCGTGGAGCTCACGCCCGGACAGCAGGCCATCTTTGCCGATATCAGCGACGAACTTCATCGCAACGGATTCGAAGTGGAACCATTCGGCTCGCGCACCATCGCCGTCAAAACCGCTCCCGCAGGCGTCGAAGCCGCAGAGGTCGAACGCATGCTGCACGAACTACTCGACCAGTTCCAGCGCGAGGACCAGGCGCTCAACATGGAGGTCATCCGTACTCGGATTGCGGCCTCTATCGCCTGCCACGCAGCAATCAAGGTGAATATGCCGCTCGAGCAGAATAAAATGGAATGGCTTCTCAAAGAACTGGCTAAAACCGACTGCCCGATGACGTGCCCGCACGGACGACCCGTCGTGCTACGGTATTCCATGAAGGATATTCAGCGGGCGTTCAAGCGAATCTGA
- the queG gene encoding tRNA epoxyqueuosine(34) reductase QueG, which yields MPAISSISALIKDSARELGFDLAGIAPVQQFRELEYFPQWIAEQRHGEMRYLESRTEAGDLKRASIQKAAPWAKSVIVCALNYNTDQPYSTEFPDKSRGWISRYAWGQRDYHDIILPKLRALEERIREATGEPQARMWSYVDTGPVVERVLAQHAGIGWVGKNTCIINQQLGSWLFLGVILTSIELEADILAPDRCGTCTRCLDACPTNAFVDAYKLDASKCISYLTIEKRGSIPKELREGMQNHVFGCDICQDVCPWNNRTNREAALTNTAEFQPRPDLVNPPLEKLATISEDEFRTMFKNSPVKRTKRSGIRRNAVIAIGNSGDRRFLPLLTELEADADESVAEHARWAVKKIRS from the coding sequence GTGCCTGCAATTTCCTCGATTTCCGCGCTAATCAAGGATTCCGCCCGCGAGCTTGGGTTTGATCTGGCTGGCATTGCGCCCGTCCAGCAGTTCCGCGAACTGGAGTACTTTCCGCAGTGGATCGCCGAGCAGCGCCACGGCGAGATGCGCTACCTCGAATCGCGCACGGAAGCAGGCGACCTGAAGCGTGCGTCGATTCAGAAGGCCGCGCCGTGGGCGAAGTCGGTGATCGTCTGCGCGCTGAACTACAACACCGACCAGCCGTACTCCACGGAATTTCCAGACAAAAGCCGCGGCTGGATTTCCCGCTACGCCTGGGGCCAGCGCGATTACCACGACATCATTCTGCCCAAGTTGCGCGCTCTCGAAGAGCGCATCCGCGAAGCCACCGGTGAGCCGCAGGCCCGCATGTGGTCTTACGTCGATACCGGTCCCGTGGTCGAACGCGTTCTCGCGCAACATGCCGGCATCGGATGGGTCGGCAAGAACACCTGCATCATCAACCAGCAGCTCGGTTCGTGGCTCTTTCTCGGCGTGATCCTCACCTCGATCGAACTTGAGGCCGACATCCTCGCGCCTGACCGTTGCGGCACCTGCACCCGCTGCCTCGATGCCTGTCCCACCAACGCCTTTGTCGACGCCTACAAGCTCGACGCGTCGAAGTGCATTTCGTATCTCACGATCGAAAAGCGGGGCAGCATCCCCAAAGAGCTTCGCGAGGGGATGCAGAACCACGTTTTTGGCTGCGACATCTGCCAGGACGTCTGTCCGTGGAACAACCGCACCAACCGCGAAGCGGCGCTCACGAACACCGCCGAATTCCAACCGCGTCCCGATCTCGTCAATCCGCCGCTGGAAAAGCTCGCCACGATCTCGGAAGACGAATTCCGAACCATGTTCAAAAACTCTCCAGTGAAGCGCACGAAGCGAAGCGGCATCCGCCGCAACGCCGTGATCGCAATCGGCAACAGCGGCGACAGACGATTTCTTCCGCTCCTCACAGAACTCGAAGCAGACGCTGACGAATCAGTGGCTGAGCATGCGCGTTGGGCTGTGAAAAAGATTCGGAGTTGA